CCTCTTCCCTCTCCACAGGCTGAGACGAAGCCAACCGAAGCGAGCACGAACACCCTAGGCGCGCGCGCTCAGAGCCGTGGCGGAGTCGTCGGGCTCGCCGTAGGCAGCGGATGGCGACGCCCACGCCCATGGCAGGCGAGGGGACGCTCGCCGCGGTGATGCCGCTGTTGCCGCCCCCGCcaccggcggcggaggcggccgcgggGTCGGCGGCCGAGGCGCCGATGCTGATATTCCTCTACTTCCACAAGGCGATCCGCGCCGAGCTCGAGGGCCTGCACGGCGCTGCCGTGCGCCTCGCCACGGAGCGCGCCGGCGACGTGGGGGCACTGGCCGAGCGCTGCCGCTTCTTCGTCAACATCTACAAGCACCACTGCGACGCCGAGGACGCGGTACGGCCGCTGCCCCTCTGCAGAGCTCCGTTTTGTTTGAGGCATTTCGTTTTCCTCCGTTTTACCCCCCTGTAGCTGGTGTGAATTTGggtatgggctatggagatgcgtgGGCGCGTACGAATATTGGTGCTGTTTTGGGTTTAGGGTTGGGGAATTGTTCCCTTCGGTCTGAAGGAGCTGGGCGGGGTTGGGATTGAATCGTTCGACCACTGTTAGGATCTGAATCCGGTGGACTCCATACCATGATGTTGAATCTTCTTCGGGTAGCTTTTGATGCAGCAGTGGACAGTATAAGGTTGTTTGGCTGAATCAGCCTATGCTCACATGAATAATTTGTCGCACTTTTTGCCCTTCTGGCTTCTGATGTTGACATAAGGAGATGATGCCCAAATTGTATAAGCCATGATACAAAAGCCTCCGTTCAATTGAAACCACAATGGTAATTTTGATATTGACATCATCATGTGAGGCCTTCTCTTTCTTGCTTCCATGGTGATGTTTTCTCACTTTCATTAGAGCACAACGGAACTTTTACGGATCGAGTCGGATAGAGCTTTCTTAGTTTCAACCTGTTAGAGTCAGGGGCTAATGGAGGTCAGGTCCTTCCTAGACTTTTTTGCTTAAATCTTGTTACCCTGCAGAATGATAATAGATCATCAGTATTCTTTAGTGGCAGAGAGTCTAACTGACAAGTAAATGCACCTTGATGTCCTATTTTCCCTCGAATGCCGCAAAAATAGAAGTTCTGTTTTGAAGCACAAAAACGTTAGTGCTGTTGTAAACTTCTTTTACCTTGACCATTTTCTTCATGGGAAGAGCTGTCATAGTTGCTTGTTCAAATCTGTTTTGGCAATCTATCTTTCTAATGCTTTATTGTTTATGCTTTGCTTTTTAGAAATATTGTGCAGTTTAGTTATGAGTTcatcatatcatattttttgtacTAAAAACATGCTCATACTTTTTGGTTTGACAATTGCAGGTTATCTTTCCAGCACTTGATATACGAGTCAAGAATGTCGCTGGAACGTATTCTCTAGAGCATAAAGGCGAAAATGACCTCTTTACCCAGCTTCTTGctttattacaactcgatattcaaaATGACGATGCTCTTCGGAGGGAACTTGCATCCTGCACAGGAGCCATACAAACGTGCCTCACCCAGCATATGTCCAAGGAAGAAGAACAGGTCAGTGCCATATTTCCTTTTTAAACGGCCTCTTATCATATTAAGCAGTTCATATCCAACTAGATAAGGAAAACAGTATGCTGCTCAGTATCTTATGTTTGAACCAATTTTGTTCTAGGGCAAGTGCATTCTATGACAGTGTCACCATTCAAAAGTTGTTCTTAATGCCTGTTTGTGCTCTTATTAGGCATTCTATGAAGGTGCTCATTTGTTGTAATCGTGTCGAGAAGTCCTTAGCAAAATCATCTTATTACTAGGCTGTCCAACTTTCTTGCCCCTTTTTACAACATTTGAATGCTCACGATCTCCTTTATGACGGTGCTAACGGTTATAGGATGGCAAATCAAGCTGGCAAGCTTTTACTTTTAAGTATTTTGAGTGATTCTATGATATACTTTCCTGTTATTACCTTGATGTCAGTAAGGATAGGTGCAAACAGAGAAGTGATGGTAGTGGGACATATGTGGTCTTCTAGTTGCTACTCTACCGTCATTGTTTTCTCAAGTTATCACCAAGGGTTCGTATGCCAGTTTCTGTATTCTGATTAAAGGGTCACACAGCTCTCGGTGTCATGCAGGCATCTTGGACTGTATTACTCTTATTCTGCATTTTTGAAATCCCGGACTGCATGTTCTGATCAGAAGTGTTTACCTTATATGTGGATCCCATTTAAATAAGCTACATCAACCTGTGCACCTACACGGGCTGCATATAAACAATACTTTATACATCTTAACGTAAAGGGGATTCTCTAAGGATATTTGATGCATTTTTCTATCTGATTACACTTTTACACATATCCCTTTGCCATGCTCTGATTGCCTTTTTTCTACTACAACTCTTAATTTGTCAAGTGAATATTCCTCATCTTGTGATATGAAATCCGGCTGTTGTAAATTAATGGCAAGCCTCTGACTAGTAAATCTTTCATACTCCCCCCTCCCACAATTTAAGACGGTTTTTGCAAGCTAacatagcttgcaaaaacgtcttatattatgagagGAGGGAGTAATACATAATGATTTTGATTTTATTATATTACTTCCTGAAATAAATGGCAGTTGTAAATTCAATTACATTTTAAATTTGATCCTACCGTTATGATTGGCATCAATTACTCATTTTGTCTttcatgatgacatgtatgctttaatgTTTGATATTTTTGGAATTATTCTTAATTAGGAGCCCTTGTTCTTTTCGTGATGAAACTAGGAGTATCTTGTATATACATCTATCTCTAAATTGGGATTTTcactttattttgaattttgatctgcactgtagggtacatatATACAATTATTTACCCATCTCTCTCTTCTGTCTCAGTTTTTTAGGTGCATATACATCTAACTTTAAAGCCAAAATCCATGTGTGTCCCACAGCACAAACATATGCTTTTTCCCCCTGATATTTCCAAAAATGTCATATGAAACCTAGTGCAAAGTGTAATATTATTATGCAGGGGCCTGCTGCAAGGTGACACAAGTGGCAATCTACCTGGTGTGAAGTGCAATTTACTCTAATTCTGATGATGTTGGGCAATGTGTGGTGGCTTGAAGGGAGCCTCCATTTAGTAAATATAAAATTGTGTGTCTGTTCTTGTTTTCCTTGCTGTTGCACTCTAAAGAGGCTGCCCAACATCGATCAGAAGCTTTGACTAATTGTTTGTTTGAGTAATATAATCCAGATAAACAAGTGGGACAGCTGGGTTGCAATATTAACTTGCATGAACTAGATCTTTGGGAGTAAAGAAAATGTGGCAATTTTTTTCTTCGGATTATGCTCTTTGCATGGTCATGTATCTTTTGTGGTGTCTGCATCCTAAAATCATATCTAGATGATGTGATTACTCAAGATATTTGGTGTTGGTGACTGATCGTATTTCATACCTATTGGTGGCTGATCATCTGATTTTCTAGGTCTTCCCATTGCTTACCAAGAAATTTTCATACGAAGAGCAGTCAGATTTAGTATGGCAGTTCTTATGCAACATTCCTgtaaatatgctggcagagttcctTCCGTGGCTCTCAGCTTCTGTTTCATCTGACGAGCATCAGGATATTCGTAACTGTTTATGTAAAATAGTTCCTGAAGAGAAACTTCTTAAACAGGTCTCACAATTGCGCCTCTTTACTGTTTCTGGCAATAacttgcttgttgtcctgttaaatTTGAGTTTTAAAATTTGTGAAGGTTGTATTCACTTGGATCGAAGGGAAAGCAACAAGAGAAGTGGCACAGAGTGTTGTCAGTGATAATTTGGAAAGAAGTCATTGTTGCAAGGATGCTTCCTTTGTTAATCAAGCGGAGAAACTTATTTATCCACTTGAACAGTCTAAAGTTGGGCATATAAAGTATACAGAATCTAATGATTGTCAGGCTGACAGGCACCCCATAGATGAGATTTTATATTGGCATAATGCTATCCGTAAAGAATTAAATGATATAGCAGAGGAGACAAGAAGGATGCAGCAGTCTGGAGATTTTGCTGATATATCAGCCTTCAATGCGAGACTTCAGTTTATTGCAGATGTGTGCATCTTCCACAGGTATTTAGTTTTAATCTTCAATTATTCACACTTTAATTTAAGATTTTATTGTGCAACTATGTATATACACTCCTTTTTAATGCTGCTTTTCTATGTAAGTTGACATTGAGTATACCATTTGTTTGTTATTAATAATATAATTGGCACTCCCATTCATCATTTGTAGTGTTACACTGTTTGCCTTGCTTAACATACCCTGCCTGCTGCTTGGGTAGTTATGTGGCTTATGCACTATTTTTGACATCGTGGTGCACTGGTGGCTTTTGCACTTTTGCTACACACGAGTTTGATTTTTTTTATCCTAGTATGGTACAGGTGATTACATACACTTGAGCAAGCAGTATCACAAACGTGCTAATTCTCCTAAATTTAGGAACTGTTTAACTGAGAATAGTTCTGCACATATGTATTATTGTTTTGTTGTACATAAAGGTATATTTTTCTGTGCATGTATTGGTGTCATGCTAGTCACACCTTGTTGTGTACTAGAACTTGTTTTCTCCTGGTTCGTTTTTGACACTTTTCACCAGTAAAACAGAACGTTCTGAAAGTAGACTATGTACCTTCTTTAATTTCACCTGTTGCATTTTTTATTATTATCTACAGTATCGCCGAGGATCAGGTTGTATTTCCTGCAGTCAATAGTGAGCTGTCCTTCGTGCTGGAGCATGCTGAAGAAGAGCGTCGATTTAACAATTTTAGATGCTTAATTCAGCAAATCCAAATGGCAGGAGCAAAATCAACTGCAGCAGAGTTTTACTCTGAATTGTGTTCACATGCTGATCAGATAATGGAGGCAATTGAGAAACACTTCTGTAACGAAGAAACCAAGGTTAGTACTTCGTAGTGATGTTTCTGTGCCACTGGAATTATTGCTTTGTCTGTCAGAATGTCATCTTTGGTTTAATTTACCTAGGTGCTTCCCCAAGCTAGGGTTCTTTTCTCTCCTGAGAAGCAAAGGGAACTTCTATATAGAAGTCTTTGTGTCATGCCATTGAAGCTATTGGAACGTGTTCTACCATGGTTGGTGTCAAAACTGAGCGATGAGGAGGCATCTTCTTTTCTTCAGAATATGCGCTTGGCAGGTCATCTCTTTACTCTGATTATTTTAAGTTATTTTCTTTATACATTATACTTAGCTTTGAAGTTTTCATTGGGAATTCAATGTTTGCTGAAAGATTCATGTGAAACAGCACCATCATCTGACACCGCATTGGTCACTCTTTTCTCTGGTTGGGCATGCAAGGCTCGCTCAGAGGATAAATCCAATTCTGGAGAATATATATGCTTAACATCAGGGGCAGCAAGATGCCTGTTGGATGATGTAGAAGAGCTGAAAAAGTGTCAATCATTCTGCCCATGTGCTTCACGTATCAGTGCAGATGTTGCTCTTCATCTGGAAAATGAAAATGGTTCTAGGCCAGGCAAGCGAGGAAATGATGCAGAATCTGTTCCTGGTACTAATGGAAGTCACTGCTCTCAAATTACTGACACTGTAGCAAGTCCATGTAGCAAAAAACCTTGTTGTATTCCTGGGTTGAGAGTAGACACGAGCAATCTTGGCATCGGTTCACTGGCTTCTGCAAAGTCCTTTCTCTCCCTGTCATACAATTCTTCTGCGCCCTCATTATATTCAAGCCTTTTTTCATGGGACACAGATACAGCATTGTCTTGTTCCGATGGCATCTCAAGACCAATTGATACCATATTCAAATTTCACAAGGCAATTCGCAAGGATTTGGAGTACTTAGATGTTGAATCTGGAAAGCTCATCGATGGTGATGAATCTTGCCTTCGCCAGTTCATTGGAAGATTTCGTTTATTGTGGGGTCTTTATAGGGCGCACAGCAACGCTGAGGATGAAATCGTGTTTCCTGCTTTAGAATCAAGAGAGCCATTGCACAATGTGAGCCATTCATACACTCTTGACCACAAGCAGGAAGAGCAATTGTTTGAAGATATATCTAATGTTCTCTGTGAGCTTTCACAGCTACATGAGAGCCTGAACCAGCCACATACTGAAGCGAATGAAGCAGAGAAACACTATTTGAATTCATGTAATGTGATTGATTCGACTAGAAAGTACAATGAGCTTGCTACGAAGCTTCAAGGAATGTGCAAGTCTATCCGGGTTGCCTTGTCTAATCATGTCCACAGAGAAGAACTTGAGCTGTGGCCATTGTTTGATAAACATTTTTCGGTGGAGGAACAGGATAAGCTTGTAGGTCGTATAATTGGTACAACAGGTGCTGAGGTTCTCCAATCAATGCTACCTTGGGTTACATCAGCGCTTAATCAAGAAGAACAGAACAAGATGCTGGATACATGGAAGCAAGCAACTAAGAATACAATGTTTGGTGAGTGGCTAAATGAGTGGTGGAAGGGAGTTCCAACACCATCTGATTCTTCGTCAGAGGCATCCCCCATTCCGGAAGGTTTGTGCTGTTGGTCTCTTATGGCTTTGCCCTCTATTATTAACAATGTTTTCAACTGCATTGCGCCCCACGTGTTAATACCATGTTTGTTAGTCTAATCtacggtcaaaatttggcacaaaataggaAGGTGACCAATAAACCCAGACAGAGGTAGTAGTTGAAAAAACTGCAGTATTATCAGAATATTTAGAAAATAGTTTGTTGCCTTCCTGGTGTTATTCTAATACAAAATGACACACATTTGATGCATGTTTGACCCTTTTTCCCGGTATCTGATGCTTGTTTAGTTCGGAACTAGTTCTAAGATGGGTTCCTTTCTTTCCAATGATTCTTTCTTTGATAACTATAATTTGCCATTTACAGACAGTCATTCACAAGACAAGCTTGACCAGAATGACCAGATGTTCAAGCCTGGCTGGAAGGACATATTTCGAATGAACCAGAGTGAACTTGAGGCAGAGGTTCGAAAGGTTTCACGGGATCCAACACTTGATCCAAGGCGAAAGGCCTATCTAATCCAAAATCTCATGACCAGGTTTGTCGTCTTGATATTTCAGTGAACAAATTGTTAAGAAATATATTAATAGAATTTTATTGACACATGTGTACCTTAGCCGCTGGATAGCTGCTCAGCAAAAGCTACCGGATCCAAGATCAGAAGAGTGTAGTGAAGGTGCCGGTATACCTGGATGTTGTTCTTCTTATCGTGACCAGGAGAAGCAAATATTCGGTTGTGAGCACTACAAACGGAACTGTAAGCTTGTTGCCGCTTGCTGTAACAAGCTGTTTACATGCAGATTCTGCCATGATAAAGTTAGCGACCATACAATGGAAAGGTGAATTCTGTATTATGCAAGAACACTTATCTTGTTACCCTGAAGGGTATTTCTATTGTTTGATCACACTTTCTGTAAGCCCAATTTCAAACTGCTAATCAGCTCTAGTAAAAAAAAGAAGATACATAGGAAACAGATAGAAACATGCAGTTTTTTTGTCTTCATATAAAAAGCATAAAGTTACCTACATTTTGTGATTAGTTATTTCATTCATATTTCAATTGATTTCTTATTTATCCCTTTTCTTGCTTAGTTGGCTTTGCTTGTTCATATGTGGTTGCATTGCTGAGATGAACAAATACGCATCAGCTCTGTCTGAGCTGATACGTTTTCTGTTCCTTGACCATTGTATTTACGTTCAGAATGCCGTGGCAGTGCTTCACCTatctataatactccctccgtcccaaaattcttgtcttagatttgtgtagatacggatgtatcaagtcacattttcgtATTAGATgcatctgtatctaaacaaatctaagacaaaaaatttgggacggagggagtatataaaaatGAGGACCAATGAGTATAGTTTCTTGTGTTCTTGAAAAGAAACAAATGACTTCCCTACTGTACGTTCTTTCTTCTAGACGGTTGCAATCATATCAAATGTAAATGTGCCAACATTACTTCTGCCTGTAGGAAAGCAACACAGGAGATGATGTGCATGGTATGCTTGAAGGTTCAACCTGTCGGTCCGAATTGCCAAACTCCATCTTGCAATGGACTATCCATGGCAAAGTATTACTGTAATATCTGCAAATTTTTTGATGACGAAAGGTAACATTAGCCAACATCATTGAAAGCTCATACTTTCTCTGCTATATAATTGGCACTGGGATTTCGAATTTTTTGGGCCATCGAACAACTATCCCAAATTATTGTTTACGTTTTAGTTTCTATGTATTTTTTTGATATGTAGCCATCTCCACgtccaaattcaaattcaaattcggaTTAGATTACATCAAAAACTGTCATTGACATTATTTATATCTGACATATATCGAATGTACATATATTCGTATAAAAAGACTCATATGTATCTGTAGTCAGTAATAATCTAGCCCACATGCAAATCTGAGTTAAGTTTTGTACGCCTGATAGAGCAGCATAAGAAGTATTACTGTCATTAGTTTTATAAGATATTTACAACAGGAAATAATTAGTGCAAACCAGTTCCGTTCACCAGTTGATAGTCATCATCGGTAAACATACAAAATAGTCTGTCGAATGTACTACCTTTTGAATTTAAGCTAAATGTTGATTAGTGTTAGGAGAAACGACAGCGAGGGATTCAATGTCCATGATTACCTTTAAGGGAACGATTAGTGCAAACCAGTTCCATTCACCAATGAATAGTCATCATCTGTAAATAAAATAGTCTGTCGAATGTACTACCTTTTGAATTTAAGCTAAAAGTTGGCTAGTGTTAGGAGAAATGACTCTGAGGGATTCGATGTCCATGATTACTTTAATCTTCCACACTTTTTGTAAGTCGTCAGAGAATGAGATTTTTTTTTCTCCTAGCTTTTGATTTCCTCAAGGTATACTTACTAATTGGCTTCATCATGAAAATTGCATTAACAGACCCTTAAGAAGAAACAGTGTCGCGTTTGCTCAACTTTTAGATATTTGGATGTCACCTTGGGTTATTTTTGCCAATGCTGTGCTCAGTTGTTCAAATGCAATAACACAAGCTAGAACCTGTTGGTTTCCCAAGTGGCTATGTTgtgtcatactccctctgttcctaaatacaagtctttttagagattctaatatggactaaatacggagcaaaatgagtgaatctacactctaaaatatgtctatgtacatccgtatgtagtccatattgaaatctctagaaagacttatatttagaaactgaGGGAGCAGTTTACATTGGACATTGAAATACCGTTTCCATGGCAAGCAATTGGGCCCCTTCTAATGCTGGGATATTTTACAGGACtgtctaccattgtccgttttgtaatctGTGTCGTCTTGGTAAAGGTCTTGGTGTTGATTTCTTCCATTGCATGAAGTGCAATTGCTGCCTTGGAATGAAACTAACAGAACACAAATGTCGGGAGAAGGGGCTAGAGACAAACTGTCCAATCTGCTGTGACTTCCTATTCACATCAAGCGCGGCAGTTAGAGCTCTTCCTTGTGGTCACTTCATGCATTCAGCTTGCTTTCAGGTATTAGCAAGTAAAATAATAATTTGTTTTTCTGATAATATATATCTGGCTACTGGCTGTCAAAAATGCTTCTGACAATTGTCAACCCCAGGCATACACTTGCAGTCACTACACTTGTCCTATCTGCTGCAAATCCTTGGGAGATATGGCGGTAAGCTGCAGTACTTTTACGGCATTGCAAATCTTTGCATTTATGGTAATGAAGTTAATCTTCATCTCGAGTCCCATGAGTGTTTTCATGTCTTAGTGAAAACTATTATTTCTCCTATTTTGCTCTTCATCTAGAGGGCATTCCAGTAGCTGATAAGTGATGTTTCTTTAAGCGTGAAACAGACACATTTTTCATTACTTTGATACCGGAAGCATGTACCTCCATTCGAGACTACACAATCAAATGTTTTATCTCTTCAGTTGTATGATTAGTCTCCCACTGACAATACAATGCTGATTCCTGACACCTGAGGGTGACTTTACTTGTGGTCTTGTTATTTAAAATAGTTCCTAAGATGCAAAATGAAGACTGTTTTGGTATTTGGGGAATTACACAGTAGGACATTTTGCTCGAGTCATGTTGAGTGACTGAATGTAATGTAGAGAAACTACAGTGGTATTGGTATctgaaaaaaagaagaggaagcatTTTAAATTGTTGCCATTTTATGAGATGCCAATTGAAAATTGCCAGTTCCATTTTGACTTGTTTGAGATCTAGCTTCCGATCAGTTAGCTCCCGTGAAACTATTTTCTCCAATACTTTAACGTTACCATGGCAGTCTCAGAATAGTATGGACATTCTGATGTTCTTCTGTGGTTAGTTATTCCTTGGAGTGTGGGTTGTGagctgcttgttatttatttctccATTTGTCTATGTACAGGTGTACTTTGGCATGCTTGATGCGTTGTTGGCTGCTGAAGAGCTTCCCGAGGAATACCGCGATAGGTGTCAGGTATTCACGTTCTGTTcttgtttcattattttcatatgctGTTGTATTTATGTTCTGTTGCATTATTCATGCAGGACATTCTTTGTAATGACTGTGAAAGAAAAGGGAGATCTCAGTTTCATTGGCTGTACCACAAATGCGGCTCCTGTGGTTCTTACAATACCAGAGTTATCAAAACTGATACGGCAGATTGTTCTACCCCAAACTAGCGAGGGGAATATTCTTTCTTTTTTAGTTTTTGTCTCTGTAAATATAGTCTTACAGAACCTTGTGTAGAATAGCTACCATATTTTTTCATCCCATAGCCAGTCATTTTTGTCAAGCATAGCGTGCAATTTACTAGGTCTAGTGCTATAATCTGTAAAAATGGACATGAGCCTGACTTCATCCTGTCAGGTGCAT
The Triticum dicoccoides isolate Atlit2015 ecotype Zavitan chromosome 3A, WEW_v2.0, whole genome shotgun sequence genome window above contains:
- the LOC119268770 gene encoding zinc finger protein BRUTUS-like; translation: MATPTPMAGEGTLAAVMPLLPPPPPAAEAAAGSAAEAPMLIFLYFHKAIRAELEGLHGAAVRLATERAGDVGALAERCRFFVNIYKHHCDAEDAVIFPALDIRVKNVAGTYSLEHKGENDLFTQLLALLQLDIQNDDALRRELASCTGAIQTCLTQHMSKEEEQVFPLLTKKFSYEEQSDLVWQFLCNIPVNMLAEFLPWLSASVSSDEHQDIRNCLCKIVPEEKLLKQVVFTWIEGKATREVAQSVVSDNLERSHCCKDASFVNQAEKLIYPLEQSKVGHIKYTESNDCQADRHPIDEILYWHNAIRKELNDIAEETRRMQQSGDFADISAFNARLQFIADVCIFHSIAEDQVVFPAVNSELSFVLEHAEEERRFNNFRCLIQQIQMAGAKSTAAEFYSELCSHADQIMEAIEKHFCNEETKVLPQARVLFSPEKQRELLYRSLCVMPLKLLERVLPWLVSKLSDEEASSFLQNMRLAAPSSDTALVTLFSGWACKARSEDKSNSGEYICLTSGAARCLLDDVEELKKCQSFCPCASRISADVALHLENENGSRPGKRGNDAESVPGTNGSHCSQITDTVASPCSKKPCCIPGLRVDTSNLGIGSLASAKSFLSLSYNSSAPSLYSSLFSWDTDTALSCSDGISRPIDTIFKFHKAIRKDLEYLDVESGKLIDGDESCLRQFIGRFRLLWGLYRAHSNAEDEIVFPALESREPLHNVSHSYTLDHKQEEQLFEDISNVLCELSQLHESLNQPHTEANEAEKHYLNSCNVIDSTRKYNELATKLQGMCKSIRVALSNHVHREELELWPLFDKHFSVEEQDKLVGRIIGTTGAEVLQSMLPWVTSALNQEEQNKMLDTWKQATKNTMFGEWLNEWWKGVPTPSDSSSEASPIPEDSHSQDKLDQNDQMFKPGWKDIFRMNQSELEAEVRKVSRDPTLDPRRKAYLIQNLMTSRWIAAQQKLPDPRSEECSEGAGIPGCCSSYRDQEKQIFGCEHYKRNCKLVAACCNKLFTCRFCHDKVSDHTMERKATQEMMCMVCLKVQPVGPNCQTPSCNGLSMAKYYCNICKFFDDERTVYHCPFCNLCRLGKGLGVDFFHCMKCNCCLGMKLTEHKCREKGLETNCPICCDFLFTSSAAVRALPCGHFMHSACFQAYTCSHYTCPICCKSLGDMAVYFGMLDALLAAEELPEEYRDRCQDILCNDCERKGRSQFHWLYHKCGSCGSYNTRVIKTDTADCSTPN